In Oryza brachyantha chromosome 1, ObraRS2, whole genome shotgun sequence, the following are encoded in one genomic region:
- the LOC102714959 gene encoding receptor-like serine/threonine-protein kinase At1g78530 — protein sequence MHTTMVALYITICSVLFILSKMLISFLLYKKWARNKRIIENSLTGGKMVIFRSAAMQSLSPKSFLSMIMALSNKDIIGSGGYGTVYRLRVGEKAAFAVKKLNRGSAEMDRGFERELDTMGDIKHRNIVPLCGYYAAPHFNLLIYELMANGSLDTILHGKEETRRALGWAARCRIAAGVARGLAYLHHDCIPHVIHRDIKSSNILLDHNMEARVSDFGLATLMKPSDSHVTTVVAGTFGYLAPEYFETGRATTKGDVYSYGVVLLELLTGKRPTDESFLENGTRLVTWVKETMEEKREEHAIDSALESFPAEEVKFVFKVAERCLESEPCNRPSMAEVAKMLEQAKNTA from the exons ATGCATACGACCATGGTTGCACTCTACATTACAATTTGCTCTGTCCTGTTCATCTTGTCCAAGATGCTCATCTCGTTTCTGCTCTACAAGAAATGGGCTCGCAATAAACGGATCATCGAGAACAGCCTGACAG GTGGCAAGATGGTGATCTTCCGGTCGGCGGCGATGCAGTCGCTGAGCCCCAAGTCGTTCCTGTCCATGATCATGGCGCTGTCGAACAAGGACATCATCGGCTCCGGCGGGTACGGCACCGTGTACAGGCTCCGCGTCGGCGAGAAGGCGGCGTTCGCCGTCAAGAAGCTGAACCGCGGCAGCGCCGAGATGGACCGGGGCTTCGAGCGGGAGCTGGACACCATGGGCGACATCAAGCACCGCAACATCGTCCCGCTCTGCGGCTACTACGCCGCCCCGCACTTCAACCTCCTCATCTACGAGCTCATGGCCAACGGCAGCCTCGACACCATCCTCCACG GGAAGGAGGAGACGAGGAGGGCGCTGGGGTGGGCGGCGAGGTGCAGGATCGCGGCGGGGGTGGCGAGGGGGCTCGCCTACCTCCACCACGACTGCATCCCGCACGTCATCCACCGCGACATCAAGTCGAGCAACATACTGCTCGACCACAACATGGAGGCCAGGGTCTCCGACTTCGGCCTCGCCACGCTCATGAAGCCCAGCGACAGCCATGTCActaccgtcgtcgccggcaccTTCGGCTACCTCGCCCCAG AGTACTTCGAGAccgggagggcgacgacgaaggGCGACGTGTACAGCTACGGCGTGGTGTTGCTGGAGCTCCTCACCGGGAAGAGGCCGACGGACGAATCGTTTCTCGAGAACGGCACAAGGCTAGTGACCTGG GTGAAGGAGACGATGGAGGAGAAGCGGGAGGAGCACGCGATCGACAGCGCGCTGGAGTCTTtcccggcggaggaggtgaagTTCGTGTTCAAGGTGGCGGAGAGGTGCCTCGAGTCTGAACCCTGCAACAGGCCATCCATGGCAGAGGTTGCCAAGATGCTCGAGCAAGCGAAGAACACTGCATAG